Proteins encoded by one window of Apus apus isolate bApuApu2 chromosome 15, bApuApu2.pri.cur, whole genome shotgun sequence:
- the FNDC11 gene encoding fibronectin type III domain-containing protein 11, translating into CYCCFLTQQLSFGIMAGILNEFETSSEATACSQEQQDNASWEKYLERKNLVVQTLHTDLSLHHLQDQQNKAELLKKCYFYLEVEPTHVSVIQENDLIFHTDIFQLIDPCRFQKVREVGKKQTEILLLLSAELLEQLERGREELICYIETCDMGTFLSQWDLIRQRMFKLSQYMKTLLSLKVPENLYVKHHLVSHADLGGLGLPNISLTLRTKKPLIFDRKESFACKDRAKLKWCTENPESHLEKYELHFQLLTGSQTEMGYRGCHVVSSDTCMVQNLQPGRTYKFTIRRPVTHTFVLEEWHDSIILKTKT; encoded by the coding sequence TGTTATTGCTGCTTTCTTACACAGCAACTGAGCTTTGGAATCATGGCTGGGATTTTGAATGAATTTGAAACCAGCTCAGAGGCTACTGCATGCAGTCAAGAGCAACAAGACAATGCCAGCTGGGAGAAgtatttggaaaggaaaaacctCGTTGTGCAAACCCTGCACACTGACCtgagcctccaccacctccaggACCAGCAGAACaaggctgagctgctgaagaAATGTTACTTTTACCTGGAGGTTGAGCCCACACACGTGAGCGTGATACAAGAGAACGACTTGATATTTCACACTGACATCTTCCAACTAATAGACCCCTGCCGCTTCCAGAAGGTGCgggaggtggggaaaaaacagactgaaatcctgctgttgctttcagctgagctgctggaacaGCTGGAACGAGGTCGGGAGGAGCTGATCTGTTACATAGAGACCTGCGACATGGGAACTTTCCTCTCCCAGTGGGACTTGATAAGGCAGAGAATGTTTAAGCTCTCACAGTATATGAAAACTCTCCTTTCCTTGAAAGTGCCAGAAAATCTCTACGTCAAGCACCATTTGGTGTCACACGCAGATCTTGGAGGCCTTGGACTCCCCAACATCAGCCTCACTCTCCGTACAAAGAAGCCACTGATTTTTGATCGAAAAGAATCATTTGCATGCAAGGACCGTGCCAAGCTCAAGTGGTGCACTGAAAACCCAGAGTCACACCTTGAAAAATATGAGCTGCACTTCCAGCTACTGACTGGGAGTCAGACAGAGATGGGATACCGTGGGTGTCACGTTGTCTCCTCTGACACCTGCATGGTGCAGaacctgcagcctggcagaacATACAAATTCACGATTAGAAGACCAGTCACTCACACATTTGTCTTGGAAGAATGGCACGACAGCATTATATTGAAGACAAAAACCTGA